Sequence from the Ornithinimicrobium humiphilum genome:
CGAGCCGTCCCCACCCCGTCCGGGGTCGCCCCTCAGTCGGGATAGCCCTGCGGGTTGGCCTGCTGCCAGCGCCACGTGTCGGCGCACATGTCCCGGACGGTGCGGGTCGTGCGCCACCCGAGCTCCCGCTCGGCCAGCGAGGGGTCGGCGTAGGAGACCGCGACGTCGCCCGGGCGGCGGGCCACGATCTCGTAGGGGACCGGCCGGCCGCTGGCCTCCTCGAAGGCCCGGACCAGCTCGAGGACGGAGGTGCCGGTGCCCGAGCCGAGGTTCCACACCGACAGCGGGCGGTCGTCGGAGGCGATCCGTGCGAGCGCCGCGACGTGGCCGGCGGCCAGGTCCTCGACGTGGATGTAGTCGCGCACGCCGGTGCCGTCCGGGGTGTCGTAGTCGTCGCCGAAGACCGAGAGCCTCTCGCGCCGCCCCACCGCGACCTGGGCGACGTAGGGCATGAGGTTGTTGGGGATGTCGGAGGGGTCCTCGCCGATCCGCCCGCTCGGGTGCGCGCCCACCGGGTTGAAGTAGCGCAGCAGCGCCACCCGCAGCTCGGGGTGGGCCACGGTCAGGTCGCGCAGGATCTGCTCGCTCATGACCTTGGACCAGCCGTAGGGGTTGGTCGCGGACGTCGGGAGGTCCTCGGTCATCGGCACCGGGGCATCCGCGCCGTAGACGGTGGCGGAGGAGGAGAAGACGAGGTGGCGCACGCCGTGGCGGACCATCGCCTCGGCGACCGCCAGCGTGCCGCCGACGTTGTTGCGGTAGTAGTCCAGCGGCTTCTCGACCGACTCGCCGACCGCCTTGTAGGCGGCGAAGTGCACGACGCCCTCGACCGGTGCGTCGGGGTCGCCCAGCAGGGCGTCGAGGCGCTCGCGGTCGGCGACGTCGAAGGCGTGGACGGGCACGGGCCGTCCCGCGAGCTCGGCGATGCGGTCGACGACGGCGGGCTTGGCGTTGCTGAAGTCGTCGACCACGACGACGTCGTGACCGGCGGCGACCAGCTGCAGGACGGTGTGTGAACCGATGTAGCCGGCTCCGCCGGTCACGAGGACGCGCATGGGGGCAAGCCTAGGTGGCGTCGGTGCGGACGCGGACGCCCGTGGTCGGGAGGGTCACTCGGTCCCCGTGGTCGTGCCGTCGTCCGGCTCGGGGGTCGGGTCCTGGCCGAGAGCCTCGGAGAGCTCGTCGAGGTAGTCGTCGACCGCCTCCTCCTCGTAGCCCTTGCGGACCCCGCGGGTGGCGTCGAACTTGGCGTCGGCGATGGACGGGGCCGGGCTGCCGGTGCGCACGGCGTCGAAGACGTCCTCGATCAGCGCGTCGACCTGCTCGGGCTTGTAGCCCTGGCTGACGCGGGTGGTGGGGAACTCTCCCGGCTGCGGGAGATCGCCCTCCGAGACCCCGTCGGGGACGGGGACGGTGGGGGTGTCGTCAGTGCTCATCCTCCGATGGTGCCACCGTCACGCGTTTCCCGTCGTGGAGCTCGACCAGCTGGTCCGCGCGGGAGATGAGCACGGCGTCGTGCGTGGAGACCACCGAGGCGATGCCCTGGCTGTGCGTGAGCTCGACGAGCAGGTCCATGATCGTCGCCGCCGTCTCGGAGTCGAGCTGCCCCGTCGGCTCGTCGGCGATGAGGATGTCGGGGCGGGAGACCAGCGCCCGCGCGATGCCCACGCGCTGCTGCTGGCCGCCGGAGAGCTCGTAGGGGCGCTGCGTGGCGTGGCGTGCCAGGCCGACCAGCTCCAGCGCCTCGGCCACGCGGCGGGAACGCTCCGCGGGGGAGGTGCGCTGCAGCCGGAGCGGCACCTCGACGTTCTCGGCCGCCGAGAGCACCGGGACGAGACCGAAGCTCTGGAAGACGTAGCCGATCCGCTCCCGTCGCACCGCCAGCACGTCGCGCTCCGGCAGGGACGAGAGCACCCGCCCGTCGTCGAGCACGACCTGGCCGGACGTGGGGCGGTCCAGGCCGCCGAGCAGGTTGAGCAGGGTGGTCTTGCCCGAGCCGGACGGACCGCGGACCACGGTGAGGCGGGCCGCGGGGACCTCGAGGTCGACCCCGGCCAGCGCGTGCACCGCGGTCGCCCCGCTGCCGAAGGTGCGGTGCAGGCCGCGGGCGGTCAGCACCGGGACACCGCTCCGGACGGGGGTATGGAGTGCCGGGTCGGCGGCGTGCTCGCTCATCGGGCGTCCTCCGGGCTCGCGGGGGCGGTGGTCGGTGAGGTCGTCGGGGCGCTCGTCGGCGAGGCGGCGTCGTCCCCGCCGGCGGGTGGCAGCCCGTGGTCCTGGTCGTCGGGCCAGACCTGCACGTGGGTGGTCTCCTTCTCGATCCGCACGCGGTCGCGCAGGCCCAGGTCCTGCACGTGCTGGCGGGGCAGCTGGATGCGCCCGGCGCGGTCGATGACGGTGTACTCGCGGGCGACGACCCGCTCCACCCCGTCGGCCCCGACGACCCGCTGGCGCAGCACCTCGGTCGAGGTCCGTCCGTCGCGGATCTGCACCGTGCGGCGGACGTGGTCGGAGACCGTCGGGTCGTGCGTGACCACGAGCACCGTGGTGCCCAGCTCCTGGGCGGCGGTCCGCATGGCCTCGAGCACCTGCTCGGAGGCGGCGTCGTCGAGCTCGCCGGTCGGCTCGTCGGCGAGGAGCACCGCGGGGGAGTTGGCGAGGGCGGTGGCGATGGCCACGCGCTGCTGCTGACCGCCCGAGAGCTGCGAGGGCCGGCGGTCGGCGCAGCCACCCACGTCGAGCAGGTCGAGCAGCTCGGCGACCCGGGTGCGGCGGTCGGTCCGGTTGCTGATGACCATCGGGAGCGCGACGTTCTCGGCGGCGGTGAGGAAGGGCAGCAGGTTGCGGGAGGTCTGCTGCCAGACGAAGCCGACGACGTGCCGCTGGTAGTCGACCCGCTGGGCGCGGTTCATCGTCAGCAGGTCGACGCCCGCGACGCGGGCCCGGCCGCCGGTCGGCCGGTCCAGGCCGGAGAGGATGCCCAGCAGCGTCGACTTGCCCGAGCCCGAGGCGCCGACGAGCGCGACGACGTCGCCCGGGTCGACGACGAGGTTGAGGCCCTGCAGCGCCTGCACCTCCACCCCCTCGGTGGAGTAGATGCGGACCAGGTCCTCGCACCAGATGTCGGGGCCGCCGTGCTCGCGCACGACGCCGGCGGGGGTGCCGGGAGCGTGGTCAGTCGTGGTGTTCATCGGACCTCATCGTGGTGTTCATCGTTCCTCCCCGACGCGCAGCGACTGCGCGAGGTTGGTGCGCCCGGCGAGCCAGGCGCTGACGGTGATGGCGAGCAGGACGGTGAGGAGGACGGCCAGCAGCACGCCTCCGACCGTCGGCAGGTCGATCGCGAGGGCGGGCTGGGTACGCCCGCCGGTGAGGCCGCGCAGGTCCACGGCCCGGACCAGCACCCACGGGACGGCGAGGCCCAGCACGGCGCCGACGAGCAGCGACGTGACGAGCAGCGGGCCGAGCTCCCACGCGGTCAGCGCCCGGGTCTGGCGCGGGGCCAGGCCGAGCGTGCGCAGCACGGCGAGCAGCCGGGTGCGGGCCGCGGCTCCCATGAGCTGGACGACGACGATGGCGAGCACGGTGAGGACGCCGCTGACGGCCGCCGCGCCGACGAAGGCGCGCGTGAGGCCGGTGGTCACCGGTGCGGAGGTGAACTCGTCGAGCTCGCGCTGCACGGTCGTGACGACGCCGGCGCCGATGAGGCCGCGGATGTCCTCGGCCACCTGCTCCGGGTCGGCGTCGGCGGCCACGCCGACGAGGGCGGTGCGGGCCGCCGGCGTGCTCTTGCCCGCGGCCTCCCACCGCGAGCGCTCGACGATGGCCCAGCTGCCCGGGGTCGGCTGGCCCGGGAGCTCGTCGAGGTGGCCCACGACGACCACCGGCTCGCGCAGGGTGCCGAGCGTCCCCCGCCCGGGGGTCACGGTGACGTCGCCCCCGGTGACGAGCGGCACCGGACCGCCCTCGGCGTAGAACGCGGCGGGCGGGGCCTCGGCCAGGGACGGCGGCGCCGTCACCAGGTCCAGCCCGTCGTCGACGATGAGCAGGCGCAGCGTCTCGTGGGTCGGGCCGACGGTCAGGTCGAGCCGCGACCCCAGGTCCCGCACGCCGGCGACGGCGGTGACCCCGTCGACCGCCGAGACCTGCTCGACGAAGGCCTCGTCGACGATCGGGCCGGTCACGCGGACCGCCGCGCCGTTGCCCTGCCAGGCGGCGGTCTCGGCACCCTGCGTGACGGTGGTGAGGAGGACGGCGCTGACGAGCGCGATCGAGGTGCCGAGCACGACCGACAGCGCCGGCACCAGCCCGCCCGCCGGGTCCCGCAGCGCCCGCGCGGCGCCGAGGAAGGGGGTCAGGCCGGGCCGACGGCGCAGCACCCGGGTCAGGGCGGCCAGCGGCAGCGGGTAGAGGCGCAGCGCCACCACGCAGGCGGCGAGCGCCAGCAGCACCGGGGCGGCGGCCGCGAGCAGGTCGATGCCCGACTCGGTCGCGTCGTCGCCCCGCGTCTCGCGGTCGAGGAGGCGCCAGGTCGCCAGGCCGGCCAGCGCGAGGACCGCGACCTCGACCACCCAGCGCCAGCGGCTGCGGCCCCGGGCCGACAGGTCGCTGCGGGTCTGGAGCAGCGAGGCGTCGTCGAGCGAGGCGGCCAGGGCGGCGGCGGGCACGACTGCGACGGCCAGCGTGAGCGCCCACTCCCACCAGCGGCCGGGGCCGGGCAGCAGCAGGCGCGCGGCGAGGTGCCCGAGGAGCGCGGCCGGCACGCCGAGGGCCAGACCCTCGGCCGCGACCAGCCGGCGCAGCTGGGTGGGGCTGGCGCCGCGGGCGAGGGTCATCGCCAGCGCCGGGCGGCGCCGCTGCACGACCAGCCGGGCGCCGAGGGCGGTGACCGCGGCGGCCACGCCGAGCGGTCCGGCCGCGACGACCGCGAGCAGCGAGGCGGTCGCCCGCTGCTGCCTGGCCACCTGGTCGAGGGCGCCGGTCAGGCTGGTGCTGAAGGACGGCACCTGCGGCCCCTCGAGGGTGCCGAGGGACGGGTCGCCGGCCGGGACCACGACGTGCTGCTGGGCGAGCATCCGGGTGAGCTGCTGGCGCACCTGGACGGTGTCGACGCGACCGGTGGTGACCCTGGCCGGGTCGACCGGGAACCACAGCTCGGTCCGCACCGAGGTGGGCTGGCCCAGGCTGCCGCGGTTGAGGGGGCTGACGTAGGCGGTCACCTGCCCGGCCTCGCCGCGGTTGGGGTCGGCCAGGATCCCCATCCGCGTGCCGTTGACGACGTGCTGCCAGCGAGGGTCCTCGGGGTCGACGGGTCGGTAGGTGCCGACCAGCACCAGCCCGCCGCCGATCTCGTCGCCGACCTCCCAGTGCAGCTCCTCGGCGGCCGAGTCGAGCACGACGACCTCGACCGGTCGGTCGGTGGTCGACGGGTCGGACGGCTCCCCGGCGACCGGTCGGGGCGCGCCGGTCGCCGCGGGCTGACCCGGCTCCGGCCAGGCACCCTCGACCAGCTCGACGTGCTCCTGCAGGTCCGGGTCGGCGTGCACGGTGATGGTCGCCTGGTAGTAGGTCGACTCGATCGGCGGGACCGTGTCGATGTCCCGGGTGAGGTAGGTGTGCATCTGCGCCTGCCCCAGCAGCGAGCGCAGCGGCTCCGGCTGGGAGAGGCGCACCTGCTCGGCCCCCTCGCGGAAGGCCTGCCACGGGTCCAGCTGCTGGCCCGAGGCGTCGAGGACGACCGGCGACTCCACGGTCGTGCCCCAGGTGCCGGTGACGTCCCGCTGCAGGGCCGACATGCTGCTGACGTCCTGGGCCAGCTGCCGGGCCTGGACGTCCTCCAGCGCACGCGGCACGGCGGTGACCAGCAGCGACACCAGTCCGACCAGCAGTGCCAGGGCCGCGGACACCCAGGGGTCGGAGGCGAACTGGCGCCAGGCCAGGCCCGCCGCGCCGTAGCCCCGCCCGCGCGTCGCCCGCTCGCTGTGCCGCCCGCTCACCGGATCTCCTCTCGGTAGTCGAGGTCGAGGGCCTGCGCCCGGACCCGCCCGGCCTGGACGACCACGACGGCGAGCACGGCCGCCAGGCCGAGGCCGAGCAGCGCCGCCCACGGGCCGGGCTCGAGCAGGAGCGCGGCGGGCAGCCGGACCTGCCCGGGCAGCGTGGTCGAGCGGGCCAGCTCGACGACCACGGCCCGGCCGACGAGCCACGAGGCGCCGAGGCCGAGGACGATCGAGGCCAGCACCACCCCGCCCAGCTCCAGGGCGCGCGAGCGCGCCTGGGTGGCGGGCGGCATACCGAGCGCGCGGAGCACGGCGACCTCGGGACGGCGGTGGCCGAGCAGGGTGGCGGCGACCGCGGCGATGCCGGTGACCGCGAGCAGCACGGCGCCGGCCGAGGCGACCCAGAAGACGAGCCGGGCGGCGCTGGTGGCGTCGGTGACCGCGACCCGGCCCGGACCGGCGACGAGGGCGACCCCGTCGACGGCGGCGAGCTGCTCGACCACCGGCCGCGCGGCCTCGACGTCGGTGCCGGCGGCGGGCCGCACCCACAGCTCGGTCGGATAGGGGAGCGTTCGGCCCACCTCGGCGAAGTGCGCCGCGACGGCGTCGCGGTCGACGAGGACGGCCTGCGGGGCGAGCGAGCCCGGCACCGCGGGCACCAGCGCGGCGATCCGCACCGGCAGGCGCGTGCCGAAGGCCGTGAGCTCGGCCCGGTCGCCGACCTGCAGGGTCGCGGCGCGCGCGGTCGCGGCCGTGAGCGCCACCGGGATGCCCTCGCTCGACGGGTCCGTGTCGTCCTCCTCCGGTCGGCCTGCTGCACCGTCGTCCAGACCGAGCCCGGGACCGACGGTGAGCCGCTCGGGCAGGAGGTGGTCGGTGCGGGCAGTGAGCGTCCAGCGCTCGGCCCCGGTGTCCAGCGTGGCCGGGACGGGCCGGGAGCCGACGTGGCCCAGCCCGCTGCCGCTCGGGAGGATGACCAGGGGTCCGGCATCGGGGCCGGTGGCGTTCTCGGCCTCGACCTCGGCCACCTGCGCGGGGGTGCCGGCGTCGGCCGAGCCCCAGCCCTCGGTCGGCCCGTCGAGCAGGCTCGTGCCGTCCGCCGTGGTCACCGTGAGGCTCGCCTCCACGTCGGGCCACAGCGAGCCGAAGAAGTCCCCGGACGAACGCGGGGTCGTCAGCTCCACCCCCGTCAGCGTGTATGCCGTGCCCTCCGCCCCGGGGAAGGTGAAGGTCAGCTCCGCCGAGCCGCCGCCCTGCCGGACGTCGGCCTCGGTGTAGTCGATCACCGTGCCCTCGGGGACCTCGGTCGCCTCGACCGCGTCGGGGCCGACCCACGGCGGGCGGACCTGCGGCAGGTCGAGGACGACGGGTGCCGACTCCACCCGGTGGTAGAGCCCGCTGCCCTCCTCGACGAGGAGCAGGGTGACCTGCCACTCGACCTGGCCGAGCGAGCGCAGCAGCAGGGTGTCCATCACCTGGCGCGCGGTGTCGCGGGCGACCTCCTCGTCCTCCTCGGGCGTGCCGTAGACCCCGTCGCGGACGTCCTGGACGGTCTGCTCGTAGCCGCGCTGCAGCCCCTCGAGGGTGCGCTCGTCCACGGTGAGGGCCACGTCGAGCGCCACCTCGAGCTCGTCGGTGTCCTCCGGGACCGGCACGCCGTCGCGGTCGACCGCCTCCGGGGCCAGCGAGGCGACCGGCACCAGGGCGGCGCCGCCCGGGAGGTCGGGTGCCGTGACCACCTCGGCGAGCTCGCCGCTGGAGGCCATGGTCAGCGGCACCGACAGGTCGCCCAGGCGGCCGTTGGCGTCCAGCCACACCGGGGCGGACGCCGCGCCCTCCAGGTCGGTCGGCAGCGCGGGCGGCGGGGGCACGA
This genomic interval carries:
- a CDS encoding ABC transporter ATP-binding protein yields the protein MNTTTDHAPGTPAGVVREHGGPDIWCEDLVRIYSTEGVEVQALQGLNLVVDPGDVVALVGASGSGKSTLLGILSGLDRPTGGRARVAGVDLLTMNRAQRVDYQRHVVGFVWQQTSRNLLPFLTAAENVALPMVISNRTDRRTRVAELLDLLDVGGCADRRPSQLSGGQQQRVAIATALANSPAVLLADEPTGELDDAASEQVLEAMRTAAQELGTTVLVVTHDPTVSDHVRRTVQIRDGRTSTEVLRQRVVGADGVERVVAREYTVIDRAGRIQLPRQHVQDLGLRDRVRIEKETTHVQVWPDDQDHGLPPAGGDDAASPTSAPTTSPTTAPASPEDAR
- the galE gene encoding UDP-glucose 4-epimerase GalE yields the protein MRVLVTGGAGYIGSHTVLQLVAAGHDVVVVDDFSNAKPAVVDRIAELAGRPVPVHAFDVADRERLDALLGDPDAPVEGVVHFAAYKAVGESVEKPLDYYRNNVGGTLAVAEAMVRHGVRHLVFSSSATVYGADAPVPMTEDLPTSATNPYGWSKVMSEQILRDLTVAHPELRVALLRYFNPVGAHPSGRIGEDPSDIPNNLMPYVAQVAVGRRERLSVFGDDYDTPDGTGVRDYIHVEDLAAGHVAALARIASDDRPLSVWNLGSGTGTSVLELVRAFEEASGRPVPYEIVARRPGDVAVSYADPSLAERELGWRTTRTVRDMCADTWRWQQANPQGYPD
- a CDS encoding FtsX-like permease family protein; its protein translation is MSGRHSERATRGRGYGAAGLAWRQFASDPWVSAALALLVGLVSLLVTAVPRALEDVQARQLAQDVSSMSALQRDVTGTWGTTVESPVVLDASGQQLDPWQAFREGAEQVRLSQPEPLRSLLGQAQMHTYLTRDIDTVPPIESTYYQATITVHADPDLQEHVELVEGAWPEPGQPAATGAPRPVAGEPSDPSTTDRPVEVVVLDSAAEELHWEVGDEIGGGLVLVGTYRPVDPEDPRWQHVVNGTRMGILADPNRGEAGQVTAYVSPLNRGSLGQPTSVRTELWFPVDPARVTTGRVDTVQVRQQLTRMLAQQHVVVPAGDPSLGTLEGPQVPSFSTSLTGALDQVARQQRATASLLAVVAAGPLGVAAAVTALGARLVVQRRRPALAMTLARGASPTQLRRLVAAEGLALGVPAALLGHLAARLLLPGPGRWWEWALTLAVAVVPAAALAASLDDASLLQTRSDLSARGRSRWRWVVEVAVLALAGLATWRLLDRETRGDDATESGIDLLAAAAPVLLALAACVVALRLYPLPLAALTRVLRRRPGLTPFLGAARALRDPAGGLVPALSVVLGTSIALVSAVLLTTVTQGAETAAWQGNGAAVRVTGPIVDEAFVEQVSAVDGVTAVAGVRDLGSRLDLTVGPTHETLRLLIVDDGLDLVTAPPSLAEAPPAAFYAEGGPVPLVTGGDVTVTPGRGTLGTLREPVVVVGHLDELPGQPTPGSWAIVERSRWEAAGKSTPAARTALVGVAADADPEQVAEDIRGLIGAGVVTTVQRELDEFTSAPVTTGLTRAFVGAAAVSGVLTVLAIVVVQLMGAAARTRLLAVLRTLGLAPRQTRALTAWELGPLLVTSLLVGAVLGLAVPWVLVRAVDLRGLTGGRTQPALAIDLPTVGGVLLAVLLTVLLAITVSAWLAGRTNLAQSLRVGEER
- a CDS encoding FtsX-like permease family protein is translated as MTSWWGWALRRARASTGLLLTLLLLVTATTAILAGAVGYSGAAATTAAREALTGAVPDEAGIRVQTREGADPQAQDAAARARIDEAFRPAPVSVQRTVVTPPRPVTAGGERLDGSLVALASDSLTASDPDAGDRVEIVGGGWPQAGADPVQGLLHAGTAADWEVAVGDTLEVGGTEVAVVGLWRPVDPEDPFWFGDQLVTAGRDGDDRGPLVVAPGAVGELVDAPFVRWTVQPDATSIQPADLAHLASAAESLRSSLKTPEVEVRGVTVDGDLAPTAATASHNLATANALGVVPLSVLALVTLLSVTQLARLLSGTREAQAQLLVARGATRTQVLVTTLAESAVVTVVGSALGAFVAWGVLQAVPAGDAQGGRVLTVAAASGLAVLLVLSAVALLQVWRLTTGGRADLSGRTRAATALATLVLVLGAAGIAWWQLRRTGSPLVTREDGTLATDLVAGAAPALLLAAAAVVAMALLGPIGRAVEGLTRPARSAAGHLAAAQVARRLQVYAVPAVLTVLAVGATTLAGLYSGTSAVLRDNLAAVAQGAPVRATLDEPPRTTGDGVVPPPPALPTDLEGAASAPVWLDANGRLGDLSVPLTMASSGELAEVVTAPDLPGGAALVPVASLAPEAVDRDGVPVPEDTDELEVALDVALTVDERTLEGLQRGYEQTVQDVRDGVYGTPEEDEEVARDTARQVMDTLLLRSLGQVEWQVTLLLVEEGSGLYHRVESAPVVLDLPQVRPPWVGPDAVEATEVPEGTVIDYTEADVRQGGGSAELTFTFPGAEGTAYTLTGVELTTPRSSGDFFGSLWPDVEASLTVTTADGTSLLDGPTEGWGSADAGTPAQVAEVEAENATGPDAGPLVILPSGSGLGHVGSRPVPATLDTGAERWTLTARTDHLLPERLTVGPGLGLDDGAAGRPEEDDTDPSSEGIPVALTAATARAATLQVGDRAELTAFGTRLPVRIAALVPAVPGSLAPQAVLVDRDAVAAHFAEVGRTLPYPTELWVRPAAGTDVEAARPVVEQLAAVDGVALVAGPGRVAVTDATSAARLVFWVASAGAVLLAVTGIAAVAATLLGHRRPEVAVLRALGMPPATQARSRALELGGVVLASIVLGLGASWLVGRAVVVELARSTTLPGQVRLPAALLLEPGPWAALLGLGLAAVLAVVVVQAGRVRAQALDLDYREEIR
- a CDS encoding ABC transporter ATP-binding protein, with the translated sequence MSEHAADPALHTPVRSGVPVLTARGLHRTFGSGATAVHALAGVDLEVPAARLTVVRGPSGSGKTTLLNLLGGLDRPTSGQVVLDDGRVLSSLPERDVLAVRRERIGYVFQSFGLVPVLSAAENVEVPLRLQRTSPAERSRRVAEALELVGLARHATQRPYELSGGQQQRVGIARALVSRPDILIADEPTGQLDSETAATIMDLLVELTHSQGIASVVSTHDAVLISRADQLVELHDGKRVTVAPSEDEH